In one window of Chryseobacterium phocaeense DNA:
- a CDS encoding efflux RND transporter permease subunit: protein MFKKFIRRPVLSIVISLIIVFMGILSLVKLPVTQFPSISPPKVNITAEYPGANNELLIKSVVIPLERGLNGVPGMKYMTSDAGNDGEASIQIVFDLGTDPNVAAVNVQNRVSSVVNKLPPLVVREGVKITREEPNMLMYINLYSDDPKADQKFLFNYADINVMSELRRVSGVGFADILGTREYAMRIWLKPDRLTAYNISADEVMESLNQQSLEASPGKTGESSGKRSQSFEYILKYSGRFNNEKDYGNIILKAKPGGEFVRLKDVADIEFGSSMYDIYSTLNGKPSAAITVKQSYGSNASDVIKNVKALMKDLEKNNFPKGMHYDISYDVSRFLDASMEKVVHTLFEAFILVAIVVFLFLGDWRSTLIPALAVPVSLVGTFAVMSAFGITLNMISLFALVMAIGVVVDDAIVVIEAVHAKMEEKGLSPLKATEEAMHEISGAIIAITLVMASVFIPIAFMSGPVGVFYRQFSITMASAIILSGVVALTLTPALCALILKSNHGKAKKKTPVTIFLDKFNNLFTKGAGKYEKMLNKTVKKKSITLPLLLAFCACTFFLSNSLPSGFIPAEDQGMIYAIIQTPPGSTLERTNQIAKELLRESEDIDGVQSVSSLAGYEILTEGTGSNSGTCLINLKSWEERKESAAEIIEKLEEKAKNIPGANIEFFQPPSIPGYGAAGGFELRLLDKAGSGDYHKMEQVSNDFVKELKKRPELGSAFTFYSASFPQYMLRIDNDLAEQKGVTIENAMDNLSTLIGSNYETSFIRFDRPYKVIVQAGPQYRALPTDLLKLYVKNDKDEMVPYSDFMRMEKVYGLSEITRHNMYNSAEVSGTPAPGYSSGQAIKAIQEVADKTLPRGFGIDWAGISKDEVSRGNEAVFIFLVCLGFVYLILAAQYESFILPLPVILSLPTGIFGAFLCLKLLGLENNIYAQVAMVMLIGLLGKNAVLIVEFAVQKKAEEGIPVAKAAIEGAAIRFRPILMTSFAFIAGLIPLVMATGPGAVGNRTIGTAAAGGMLIGTVFGLMIIPGLYYIFGTIAEKSRLARYEEENPLTEQTEPYQHDDKHEDL from the coding sequence ATGTTTAAGAAATTCATCCGCAGACCTGTTCTGTCTATTGTGATCTCACTGATCATTGTATTTATGGGAATCCTGTCGCTGGTAAAACTCCCGGTGACCCAGTTTCCCTCTATTTCACCCCCTAAAGTAAATATCACCGCAGAATATCCGGGAGCCAACAACGAACTATTGATCAAATCAGTGGTTATTCCCCTCGAAAGAGGACTGAACGGAGTTCCGGGTATGAAATATATGACCTCCGATGCCGGTAACGACGGGGAAGCTTCCATTCAGATCGTATTTGATCTGGGAACGGATCCCAATGTAGCCGCAGTAAACGTTCAGAACAGAGTATCTTCCGTTGTGAATAAGCTGCCACCTCTTGTAGTGCGTGAAGGGGTAAAAATTACCCGTGAAGAGCCCAACATGTTGATGTACATTAACCTGTACAGTGATGATCCCAAAGCGGATCAGAAATTCCTCTTCAACTATGCGGATATCAATGTGATGTCTGAGTTAAGAAGGGTAAGTGGAGTAGGTTTTGCAGACATCCTGGGAACCCGGGAATATGCTATGCGTATCTGGCTTAAACCGGACAGGTTAACCGCTTACAATATTTCAGCAGACGAAGTGATGGAATCCCTGAACCAGCAGAGTTTGGAAGCTTCCCCGGGAAAAACAGGGGAGAGCTCAGGAAAACGGTCCCAGTCATTTGAATATATTCTGAAATATTCCGGGCGTTTTAATAACGAGAAGGATTATGGAAACATTATTCTGAAAGCTAAGCCGGGTGGAGAATTTGTAAGATTAAAAGATGTTGCCGATATAGAATTCGGTTCTTCCATGTATGATATTTATTCTACATTGAATGGAAAACCTTCTGCAGCTATTACCGTGAAACAATCTTACGGCTCCAATGCGAGTGACGTCATCAAGAATGTAAAAGCCCTGATGAAGGATCTTGAAAAGAATAACTTCCCGAAAGGAATGCATTACGATATCAGCTATGATGTTTCCAGATTCCTGGATGCTTCCATGGAAAAAGTGGTTCATACCCTGTTTGAAGCCTTTATCCTGGTGGCGATTGTAGTATTCCTGTTCCTGGGTGATTGGCGTTCCACCCTGATTCCGGCGCTGGCGGTTCCTGTTTCACTTGTGGGTACATTTGCGGTCATGTCTGCATTTGGAATTACGTTGAATATGATCTCACTCTTCGCCCTGGTAATGGCCATCGGAGTCGTCGTCGATGATGCCATTGTAGTGATTGAAGCGGTCCATGCCAAGATGGAAGAAAAAGGGCTTTCCCCGTTGAAAGCCACAGAAGAGGCAATGCATGAGATCAGCGGAGCGATTATCGCGATCACTCTGGTAATGGCATCCGTATTCATCCCGATTGCGTTCATGTCCGGTCCGGTAGGTGTATTTTACCGTCAGTTTTCCATTACGATGGCCTCTGCCATTATTCTTTCAGGAGTTGTGGCATTAACACTGACTCCGGCTTTATGTGCTTTGATCTTAAAAAGTAACCACGGAAAAGCGAAAAAGAAAACTCCGGTGACCATATTCCTGGATAAATTCAATAATTTATTCACAAAAGGAGCCGGGAAGTATGAAAAAATGCTGAACAAAACAGTGAAGAAAAAAAGCATCACATTGCCGTTGTTATTAGCATTCTGTGCATGTACTTTCTTCCTGAGCAATTCACTTCCTTCAGGCTTTATTCCTGCAGAGGACCAGGGAATGATCTACGCCATTATTCAGACGCCTCCGGGATCAACTTTGGAGAGAACCAATCAGATCGCTAAAGAATTATTAAGGGAATCTGAAGATATTGATGGCGTGCAGTCCGTTTCTTCACTGGCAGGGTATGAAATTCTGACAGAAGGTACGGGATCCAACTCCGGAACCTGTCTGATCAACCTTAAAAGCTGGGAGGAACGGAAAGAATCCGCAGCAGAAATCATAGAAAAATTGGAAGAAAAAGCCAAGAATATTCCGGGAGCGAATATAGAATTCTTCCAGCCGCCTTCCATACCGGGTTATGGTGCCGCAGGAGGTTTTGAACTTCGTCTGCTGGATAAGGCAGGAAGCGGGGATTATCATAAGATGGAACAGGTGAGTAATGATTTTGTAAAAGAACTGAAAAAACGTCCTGAACTTGGATCTGCGTTCACGTTCTATTCTGCAAGTTTCCCGCAATATATGCTCAGGATTGATAATGACCTGGCAGAACAGAAAGGAGTAACGATTGAAAATGCGATGGATAACCTGTCTACACTGATAGGATCTAACTATGAAACGAGTTTTATCCGTTTTGACAGACCTTATAAAGTAATTGTGCAGGCAGGCCCACAATACCGTGCACTGCCTACAGACCTGCTGAAACTGTATGTGAAAAACGATAAGGATGAAATGGTTCCGTATTCAGATTTTATGAGAATGGAAAAAGTATACGGATTGTCCGAGATCACCAGACATAATATGTACAACTCGGCGGAAGTGAGCGGAACCCCGGCACCGGGATACAGCAGCGGCCAGGCTATTAAAGCCATTCAGGAAGTTGCTGATAAAACACTTCCGAGAGGTTTCGGAATAGACTGGGCCGGTATTTCCAAAGACGAGGTGAGTAGAGGAAACGAAGCGGTATTTATATTTCTGGTCTGCCTTGGATTTGTTTATCTGATCCTTGCTGCCCAGTACGAAAGCTTTATTTTGCCGCTGCCGGTGATTTTATCCCTTCCTACGGGTATTTTCGGAGCCTTTTTATGTTTAAAATTATTAGGACTGGAAAATAATATTTATGCTCAGGTAGCCATGGTCATGCTGATAGGGCTGCTGGGTAAAAATGCCGTATTGATCGTAGAATTTGCCGTTCAGAAGAAAGCAGAAGAGGGAATTCCTGTTGCGAAGGCAGCCATTGAAGGGGCAGCCATCCGTTTCCGTCCGATTCTGATGACCTCATTTGCATTCATTGCAGGGCTTATTCCACTGGTAATGGCAACGGGTCCGGGAGCTGTAGGAAACCGGACGATTGGTACTGCTGCTGCCGGAGGAATGCTGATCGGGACTGTTTTCGGACTGATGATTATTCCGGGACTGTATTATATTTTCGGAACCATTGCAGAGAAATCCAGGCTGGCAAGATATGAAGAAGAGAACCCTTTAACAGAACAAACCGAACCTTATCAACACGATGATAAACATGAAGATTTATAA
- a CDS encoding efflux RND transporter periplasmic adaptor subunit produces MIKRVASGIAISTLLLAVGCSQKKEEKEEAAVYPVTSPVKMDTVINKEYVAQIQSVKNIEVRAQEKGFLEKIYVDEGQYVHAGQTLFRIMPQLYQAELLKAKAEVEQAAIELKNASTLAGNNIVSKNERAMAKAKLDAANAEMKLAQIHLSFTDIKAPFSGVINRIPLKLGSLVDEGDLLTSLSDNTNVYSYFNVSEPEYISYQTHAADRGSNQVSLIMANGEMLPQKGEIQTIEGEFDNETGNIAFRAKFPNPDKLLRNGETGKVQMTLPVHNALIIPQKATYEIQDQKYVFIIDKNGTARSRNIKVAYELPDLYVVGSGLKEGDKILLEGVQKVKDDQKVQTKFQDPKKVLQSLKLKAE; encoded by the coding sequence ATGATCAAAAGAGTTGCCTCAGGCATTGCGATAAGCACCCTTTTACTGGCTGTCGGCTGCAGTCAGAAAAAAGAAGAAAAAGAAGAAGCCGCAGTATATCCCGTGACCAGTCCTGTAAAAATGGACACGGTGATCAACAAAGAATACGTGGCCCAGATCCAGTCCGTAAAAAACATCGAAGTCCGCGCTCAGGAAAAAGGATTTCTTGAAAAAATTTATGTAGATGAAGGCCAGTATGTGCATGCCGGACAAACCCTGTTCAGAATTATGCCACAGCTTTACCAGGCTGAATTATTAAAAGCAAAGGCAGAAGTAGAGCAGGCTGCCATAGAATTAAAGAACGCCAGTACGCTTGCCGGCAATAATATCGTTTCGAAAAACGAAAGAGCCATGGCCAAAGCCAAACTGGATGCTGCCAATGCTGAAATGAAACTGGCACAGATCCATTTGTCTTTTACAGACATCAAAGCACCGTTTTCAGGAGTGATCAACAGGATTCCGCTGAAACTGGGAAGTCTTGTGGATGAAGGCGATCTGCTCACTTCTCTTTCAGACAATACCAATGTGTACAGCTATTTTAACGTTTCCGAACCTGAATATATCAGTTATCAGACTCATGCTGCAGACAGAGGCAGCAATCAGGTTTCCCTGATTATGGCCAATGGCGAAATGCTTCCTCAGAAAGGAGAAATCCAGACCATTGAAGGAGAGTTTGATAACGAAACCGGAAACATTGCCTTCAGGGCAAAATTCCCAAACCCGGATAAATTGCTGAGAAACGGCGAAACCGGAAAAGTACAGATGACCCTTCCGGTCCACAATGCGCTGATTATTCCACAGAAAGCCACCTATGAAATTCAGGATCAGAAATACGTATTCATCATTGATAAAAACGGGACTGCAAGATCCAGAAATATCAAGGTGGCCTATGAACTTCCTGATCTGTATGTAGTGGGCTCAGGGCTTAAAGAAGGAGATAAAATTCTTTTGGAAGGCGTTCAGAAAGTGAAAGACGATCAGAAAGTACAGACCAAATTCCAGGATCCCAAAAAAGTTCTTCAATCTCTGAAACTAAAAGCAGAGTAG